AGGTCATCAGCATCGTATAGCCGTCCGGCGCGGCCTTGGCGGCCTGGCCGTTGCCGATGGCGCCGCCGGCGCCACCCTTGTTCTCCACCACCACGGGCTGGCCGAGAAGCGTATTGAGCGCATTCGCCACCGGACGCGCCGCAAGGTCTGCCTGCCCGCCCGGAGGGAAGGGCACGATCATCGTAATGGAACGGCTCGGCCACGCGGCTTGCGCGAAAGCAGGGGCGGCCGACAATCCGGCTGTGCTGGCGATGGCAGGAAGAGCCGCGATTCCTTTAAGGAAATGGCGACGATCCATTGTGTTTCCTCCGATCCATATCTTGTTGGATCGGACCATACGCAGGGGAATTGTCGATTTCATCCCTTTTATTGGTGCACCATTATTTGGTGCACCATTTCGCGTTGCAGTGGAAATGCCGCTTCAGAACGATGGGCGAGGACCGGGCGTGCCTGCGCCTTCCCGTCCGCCCCTCACAGCGCCCGCAAATGCCGCATGGGACGGCCCGGTGCGATGGCCTGGGCGGCGGCGACGATGGCGGCGGCGTCCAGGCCGTGATGGCGGTAGAGATCATCCAGCGTGCCGGTCTGGCCGAAATGCTCGACGCCCAGCGCCCGCACCCGGTGGCCATGCACCGAACCCAGCCAGCCCAGCGTCGCCGGATGGCCGTCAATGACCGTCACGAGGCCGCAATGGCGGGGCAGGGGGGCGAGCAGGCGCTCCACATGGCTTTGCGCCTGCATCTGCCCGCGCTCGCGGGCCCGGGAGGCGGCGGTCCAGCCGGCATTGAGGCGATCGGCGGAGGTGACGGCGAGGAGGCCCACGTCGCGCCGATCCTCCGCCATCATCCCCACGGCCGCGATGGCCTCGGGCGTGACGGCGCCTTGCACGGCCACCACCACCTCGCAATTGGGACCGGGTTCGCGCAGCCAATAGGCGCCGTCCACCATATGGCGCTTCTGCGTCTCGGAGAGCGTGCGCCGGGGCTGTTCGAGGCTGCGGGTGGAGAGGCGGAAATAGACCGAGCCGCCGGTCTCGTCCCGCAGCCAGTTGCGCTCGTCCGGCTCGCCGGCGCCGTCACGCTGCACATAATCGAAGGCGAAGTGCATGAGCACCGCCAGTTCGTCCACGAAGGCCGGCTCGAAGGAGGCGAGCCCGTCCTGCGCCATGCCGATGAGCGGCGTGGAGACGGACTGGTGCGCTCCGCCCTCGGGGGCGAGCGTGATGCCGGAGGGGGTGGCCACCAGGATGAAGCGGGCATCCTGGTAACAGGCATAGTTCAGCGCATCGAGGCCGCGGCAGATGAAAGGATCATAGAGCGTCCCCACCGGGATCAGCCGCGCCCCGAACAGGGAATGGGACAGACCCAGCGCCGAGAGCATCAGGAACAGGTTCATCTCGGCAATGCCCAGCTCCATATGCTGGCCCTTGGGCGAGAAGTCCCAGTTGAAGGTGGAGGGGATGCGCTCGCGCTTGAACACGTCCGGCAAGGCGCGCTCTGCGAACAGGCCGCGCCGGTTCACCCAGGGACCCAAATTGGTGGAGACGGTGACGTCCGGCGAGGTGGTGACGATGCGATTGGCCAGCCCGCTGTCGCCCTTGGCGAGATCCTGGAGGATCAGGCCGAAGCCGGCCTGGGTGGACAGGGTCGCATTGGGCGGGGTGGGCAGGTCCGGCACGGCAAGCGCCGGCGCCGTGAAGCGGCGGGTGCCCTCGCGGCGGAAGGGCACCTGCTGCAGGAAGGCGTCCAGCACGTCGGCGGGCAGGCGGGTGCCCTCGAAGGGCTCCCATTCCTGGCCGGGCCGGATGTTCATGGCGGCCCGCAGGCTTTCCATCTGCGTCGGCGTCATGAGGCCGGCATGGTTGTCCTTGTGGCCGGCCAGCGGCAGGCCGAACCCCTTCACCGTGTAGCAGAGGAAGCAGACTGGCCGGTCATGGTCGATGGAATCGAAAGCCTCCATGATGGTGGGCAAATCATGCCCGCCCAGATTGGTCATGAGGGCGGAGAGTTCCGCGTCCGAGCGCTTCTCGATCAAGGCGGTGACATCGCCCTGGTCGCCCAGATCGTCCAGGAGGCGCTTGCGCCAGGCCGCGCCGCCCTGGAAGGTCAAGGCCGAGTATTCCGTGTTGGGGCAGGTGTCGATCCAGTGCTTCAGCGCCGCCCCGCCGGGCTCGCGGAAGGCGGCCTGTTGGAGCGAGCCGTATTTCAGGATCACCACCTGCCAGCCCATGGCCTCGAAGATGCCGACGAAGCGCTCATAGAGCCCCTCGCGCACCACGGCATCCAGGCTCTGGCGGTTATAGTCGACGATCCACCAGGTGTTGCGGACGTCGTGCTTCCAGCCCTCCAGCAACGCCTCGAAGACATTGCCTTCGTCCAGCTCCGCATCGCCCACCAGCGCCACCATGCGCCCTTCGGGCCGCCCGCCGGCGAGGCCATGGGCGTGGACATAGTCCTGGGCGAGGCTGGCAAACAAAGTCTGCGCCACGCCGAGGCCCACCGAGCCGGTGGAGAAGTCCACGTCGTCCGTGTCCTTGGTGCGGGAGGGATAGGACTGGGCGCCCTTGAAGCCGCGGAAGGTCTCCAGCTTCTCCTGGGTCTGGTTGCCCAGGAGATATTGGATGGCGTGGAAGATGGGGCTGGCATGGGGCTTCACCGCCACCCGGTCCTGCGGCCGCAGGGTGTGGAAGTAGAGCGCCGTCATGATGGTGGCGAGGGATGCTGAGGAGGCCTGGTGTCCCCCCACCTTCAGGCCGTCGGTGCTGGGCCGCAGATGGTTGGCATTGTGGATGGTCCAGCTCGCCAGCCACAGCACCTTGCGCTCCAGCTCGGCGAGGATCTCGATCTCAGTGGGGCGGGCGGCCTGGTGGGGGCGGGCGGCCATTTGCGGCTCCTTGGAAGTGATGATCCGGTCGGTTCGCGCACTATAAGGCGGGTCGTTCGCTCGTTTATGTCGAATTCGGGCTGCTTGACTGTTGATCTTGGTCCATATTGCCGCGAAATGGGCTCAGCTTGGCAGAAACGTGCAGATGGACGCCATAGACCGAAAGATCCTCGCTCTTCTCCAGGAGGATGGGCGCATGTCAGTGGCGGAGCTTGCCGAGCGGGTTGGGCTGTCCGCCTCGCCCTGCCTGCGCCGCGTGCGGGCGCTGGAGGCGTCGGGCCTCATCGACCGCTATGTGGCGGTGCTGAACCAGCGCGCCGCCGGCTTGCCGGTGAGCGTGTTCGTCTCCATCAAGTTGGAGCGCCAGCGCGAGGACGCGCTCGATGCCTTCGCCGCCGCCATCCGCCGCTGGCCGGAAGTGCTGGAATGCTACCTCATGACCGGGCAGCGGGATTATCTCTTGCGCGTGGTGGTGGCGGACCTGGACAGCTATGAGCGCTTTTTGAAGATCAAGCTCACCCGGTTGGACGGCATTGCCTCCATCGAAAGCTCGTTCGCCCTGGAACAGGTGAAATATTCCAACGTTCTGCCGCTGGCCTAGAGCCGGATCCGATCCCACTGGATCGTCATGCGACCCAATTTGATCGGTGAATCCGTGTCTTTTCAAAATGATAGAGGGTGAGACATGAGCATCCGGGTTGGCATCGGCGGCTGGACGTACGAGCCCTGGCGGGGGAGCTTCTACCCCAAGGGCCTGCCCCATGCGCGGGAACTGGAGCATGCCGCGCGCGCCGTCACCTCCATCGAGGTGAACGGCACCTTCTACCGCACCCAGACGCCCAAGACCTTCCGCGCCTGGGCGGAGGCGGTGCCGGAGGGCTTCGTCTTCTCCCTGAAGGCGCCGCGTTATGCCACCAACCGCCGGGTGCTGGCCGAGGCGGGGGAGAGCATCGGCAAGTTCGTGGACAGCGGCCTCGCGGAGCTGGGCGACAAGCTCGGCCCCATCAACTGGCAGTTCGCCCCCACCAAGGCGTTCGATCCCGACGACTTTGCCGCCTTCCTGGACCTCCTGCCGGAAATGGCCGGCGGGCTCGCCCTGCGCCATGCAGTGGAGGTGCGCCACGAGAGCTTCTG
This genomic interval from Aquabacter sp. L1I39 contains the following:
- a CDS encoding transketolase, with protein sequence MAARPHQAARPTEIEILAELERKVLWLASWTIHNANHLRPSTDGLKVGGHQASSASLATIMTALYFHTLRPQDRVAVKPHASPIFHAIQYLLGNQTQEKLETFRGFKGAQSYPSRTKDTDDVDFSTGSVGLGVAQTLFASLAQDYVHAHGLAGGRPEGRMVALVGDAELDEGNVFEALLEGWKHDVRNTWWIVDYNRQSLDAVVREGLYERFVGIFEAMGWQVVILKYGSLQQAAFREPGGAALKHWIDTCPNTEYSALTFQGGAAWRKRLLDDLGDQGDVTALIEKRSDAELSALMTNLGGHDLPTIMEAFDSIDHDRPVCFLCYTVKGFGLPLAGHKDNHAGLMTPTQMESLRAAMNIRPGQEWEPFEGTRLPADVLDAFLQQVPFRREGTRRFTAPALAVPDLPTPPNATLSTQAGFGLILQDLAKGDSGLANRIVTTSPDVTVSTNLGPWVNRRGLFAERALPDVFKRERIPSTFNWDFSPKGQHMELGIAEMNLFLMLSALGLSHSLFGARLIPVGTLYDPFICRGLDALNYACYQDARFILVATPSGITLAPEGGAHQSVSTPLIGMAQDGLASFEPAFVDELAVLMHFAFDYVQRDGAGEPDERNWLRDETGGSVYFRLSTRSLEQPRRTLSETQKRHMVDGAYWLREPGPNCEVVVAVQGAVTPEAIAAVGMMAEDRRDVGLLAVTSADRLNAGWTAASRARERGQMQAQSHVERLLAPLPRHCGLVTVIDGHPATLGWLGSVHGHRVRALGVEHFGQTGTLDDLYRHHGLDAAAIVAAAQAIAPGRPMRHLRAL
- a CDS encoding Lrp/AsnC family transcriptional regulator is translated as MDAIDRKILALLQEDGRMSVAELAERVGLSASPCLRRVRALEASGLIDRYVAVLNQRAAGLPVSVFVSIKLERQREDALDAFAAAIRRWPEVLECYLMTGQRDYLLRVVVADLDSYERFLKIKLTRLDGIASIESSFALEQVKYSNVLPLA
- a CDS encoding DUF72 domain-containing protein: MSIRVGIGGWTYEPWRGSFYPKGLPHARELEHAARAVTSIEVNGTFYRTQTPKTFRAWAEAVPEGFVFSLKAPRYATNRRVLAEAGESIGKFVDSGLAELGDKLGPINWQFAPTKAFDPDDFAAFLDLLPEMAGGLALRHAVEVRHESFCCPAFLDLVRARNVAVVVADSPDYPQIADVTADFVYARLQDAKAEIETGYEAAALDDWADRARRWEKGGTPEGLRTIAPHPAGTAKKKRDCFLYFINGAKERAPAAAQALLGRLK